The window TCCTCCCAAACTGAAACGAAAGCGGTGCGGAATTTTCCGCGCCGCTTTTTCGTTTTCCGGTTGTGGGCGTAGACTGGCCGGCAGCCGGCATGATGCCGGCAAGGGAGGTGACCAATGCCCCGCAACGCATTGCTTCTTGTCTCGCGGCTTCTGCTCGCTGCGTTGTTCGTGCCCTCCGGTTTCCAGGCACTCACCAATATCGCCGGCACGACCAGCTATTTCACCGGTCTCGGCCTGCCGCTGCCGGCGCTGGCCGCCTGGGGCACCGGCCTGTTCGAAACGATCGCCGGGCTTCTGGTCCTGGTTGGCTTCCAGACGCGGATCGTGGCGCTCTTGCTTGCCGCCTTCTCGATCGCAGCCGGCTTCATCGGTCACTACGGCCAGGGCGCCGATGATGCGACACTCGCTTTCATGCACCAGCAGATGCTGATGAAGGATATTGCCGTTACCGGCGGCTTCCTGGCGCTCGCCATGGCTGGCGCCGGTGCCTGGTCGGCCGACGGGCGTGGCACAGAGGTAACCTGACGCCCTATTTCACCGAAACGCTCGGGCCGCCTTCGACCGCCAGCACCAACCTGCGGTTGGTGATCTTCGCCAACTGCGCCAGCCGGCCGGCGGGGCGCTCGCCATAAAGGTCGGCGAGTGAGGCCGGCAGCACCAGCGCCAGCGAGCCGTTGGGCCGGGTCTCCCATTTCAACCGCGGCATGACGCCCGGCATCGCCGCCGTCAGCAGGTAGATGACACGCATCATCGCCGCCAGCACACGGGCGCGCTCGAGCAGGCGCGGCGGCGCCAGCGCCTTGATCTCGGGCGCGATGTTATCGTTGAAAATGCCGTCGTGGCGGTAGGCGCTGGCTAAAGCCAGATAGGCGCGGCCGGGATGATCGACGCCGATGAAGGATGCGTGCGCGATGATGTTGAGCGACTGCCTGCCGCGATATTCGGGATGCGCGCGCCAGCCGATA is drawn from Mesorhizobium sp. B1-1-8 and contains these coding sequences:
- a CDS encoding DoxX family protein codes for the protein MPRNALLLVSRLLLAALFVPSGFQALTNIAGTTSYFTGLGLPLPALAAWGTGLFETIAGLLVLVGFQTRIVALLLAAFSIAAGFIGHYGQGADDATLAFMHQQMLMKDIAVTGGFLALAMAGAGAWSADGRGTEVT